The Gasterosteus aculeatus chromosome 8, fGasAcu3.hap1.1, whole genome shotgun sequence genome has a window encoding:
- the dmap1 gene encoding DNA methyltransferase 1-associated protein 1, which produces MGTGADVRDILELTGGENDGPISKKDLINSDKKKTKKATETLTFKRPEGMHREVYALLYSDKKDAPPLLPSDTTQGYRTVKAKLGCKKVRPWKWMSFTNPARRDGAIFHHWRRVAEEGKDYPFARFNKTVQVPVYSEQEYQMHLHDDGWTKAETDHLFDLCKRFDLRFVVVHDRYDHQQYRKRSVEDLKERYYCICGKLTKVRAASGTEPKIYIFDAGHERRRKEQLDKLFNRTPEQVAEEEYLIQELRKIETRKKEREKKAQDLQKLIKAADTTTELRRAEKRVSKKKLPQKREMEKPAVPETAGIKFPDFKSAGVNLRSQRMKLPSSVGQKKIKAIEQILLEQGVDLNPMPTEEIVQMFNELRSDLVLLYELKQAHSNCEYEQQMLRHRYEALLKTGTGSMLGGTLGAGPAAVAAAQSAELNATNSTGASTPGGETPSWPSADDIKVEAKEQIIDVVGAPLTPNSRKRRESASSSSSVKKVKKP; this is translated from the exons ATGGGTACTGGTGCCGATGTCAGGGATATTCTGGAGTTGACTGGAGGAGAAAATGATGGCCCCATCAGCAAGAAAGATCTCATCAACTCGGACAAG AAAAAAACCAAGAAGGCAACGGAAACGCTGACTTTCAAGAGACCTGAGGGAATGCACCGAGAAGTCTACGCTCTGCTCTATTCAGATAAAAA AGATGCACCCCCTTTGCTGCCGAGTGATACTACTCAGGGCTACAGGACAGTGAAAGCCAAGCTGGGCTGTAAAAAGGTGCGTCCCTGGAAGTGGATGTCCTTCACCAATCCAGCTCGCAGGGATGGGGCTATTTTCCACCACTGGAGACGAGTGGCAGAGGAGGGCAAGGATTACCCCTTTGCCCGCTTCAACAAG ACAGTGCAGGTACCAGTGTACTCTGAGCAGGAATACCAGATGCATCTCCATGACGATGGCTGGACTAAAGCAGAGACGGACCATCTGTTTGACCTGTGCAAGCGCTTTGACCTGCGCTTCGTAGTTGTCCATGACCGTTACGACCACCAGCAATACAGA AAACGTTCTGTGGAGGACCTGAAAGAACGGTATTATTGTATTTGTGGTAAACTCACAAAGGTCCGTGCGGCTTCAGGGACTGAGCCCAAGATCTACATCTTTGACGCCGGCCATGAAAGGCGCCGTAAAGAGCAATTGGACAAGCTCTTTAATCGCACACCTGAACAA gtggcAGAAGAGGAGTATCTTATTCAGGAGCTAAGGAAGATTGAGACTAGGAAGAAAGAACGGGAGAAGAAGGCCCAGGATCTGCAGAAACTAATTAAAGCAGCTGACACAACCACCGAGTTAAGGCGTGCAGAGAAGAGAGTTTCCAAGAAGAAGCTCccacaaaaaagagaaatggagaAACCG gcCGTTCCAGAAACAGCAGGTATCAAGTTCCCAGACTTCAAGTCAGCGGGAGTCAACCTTCGCAGTCAGAGG atGAAACTGCCAAGCTCGGTAGGCCAGAAGAAGATCAAGGCCATTGAGCAGATTCTGCTGGAGCAAGGAGTGG ATCTCAACCCGATGCCCACAGAGGAGATCGTTCAGATGTTCAATGAGCTGCGCAGCGACCTGGTGCTGCTGTACGAGCTGAAGCAGGCGCACAGCAATTGCGAGTACGAACAACAGATGCTGCGTCATCGCTATGAGGCCCTTCTGAAGACCGGCACCGGCAGCATGTTGGGTGGAACTTTAGGAGCCGGGCCTGCAGCTGTCGCTGCCGCTCAGAGTGCAGAACTCAATGCCACGAACAGCACCGGGGCGTCCACCCCGGGGGGCGAAACTCCGTCCTGGCCCAGTGCCGATGACATCAAGGTGGAAGCCAAGGAGCAAATCATTGATGTTGTAGGAGCACCACTCACCCCCAACTCG CGCAAGCGGAGAGAGTCGGCATCCAGCTCGTCTTCAGTGAAAAAGGTGAAGAAGCCTTGA